A single region of the Triticum dicoccoides isolate Atlit2015 ecotype Zavitan chromosome 2B, WEW_v2.0, whole genome shotgun sequence genome encodes:
- the LOC119361089 gene encoding uncharacterized protein LOC119361089, producing the protein MAAPSLACAYTPPCSSPRSSHGASTTSSSAGPNPTASSSPALVLTAPWPPPCLHASLLTALWQPPSLARAAYPPPCAACYPASISAGRRPPSCAPVLQYFDYFLFPFLTSIVHSPLLQPLCNAQCSNGPHCLIFIAITAKKNASPKTETKNPPAAADASPPIILQLTPTALILLPLVLDDLDAQSVILIVPPSLHTQSPQVYDSCFFSATLGSTLHFLIEGYFPHKLQSEGYFPHALQSEEPDFIAHAHMCFHQAAFCGVDASPIEVHASSGWWIKQPREIPVHGDVGVSLHLHLMHHTAGSSVIIVRVMSNIIVQVRLQLSCPSRTLVS; encoded by the exons ATGGCCGCCCCCTCGCTTGCTTGCGCCTATACACCACCGTGCTCCTCCCCACGCAGCTCCCacggcgcctccaccacctcctcctccgccggACCGAATCCTACCGCCTCCTCCAGCCCAGCACTGGTGCTCACCGCGCCATGGCCGCCCCCTTGCTTGCACGCGTCGCTGCTCACCGCGCTATGGCAGCCCCCCTCGCTTGCTCGCGCCGCCTATCCACCACCATGCGCTGCCTGCTATCCGGCGTCTATTTCGGCCGGCCGGCGGCCACCG TCATGTGCTCCTGTTCTTCAGTATTTTGACTATTTTTTGTTTCCTTTCCTCACATCAATCGTACACAGCCCACTGCTTCAACCTCTGTGCAACGCCCAATGCTCCAATGGCCCACATTGTTTAATCTTCATTGCCATCACCGCAAAAAAAAATGCTTCTcctaaaacagaaacaaaaaacccTCCTGCTGCAG CCGATGCCTCGCCCCCCATCATCCTCCAGTTGACACCAACCGCACTCATACTGCTGCCGCTG GTGTTGGACGACTTGGATGCCCAGTCAGTCATCTTGATTGTTCCTCCCTCGCTGCATACACAGTCACCTCAGGTTTACGACTCCT GTTTCTTCTCGGCTACCTTGGGATCAACCCTCCATTTTCTTATTGAAGGTTACTTCCCCCACAAGCTCCAGTCTGAAG GTTACTTCCCACACGCGCTCCAATCTGAAG AACCCGATTTTATAGCACATGCTCATATGTGCTTCCATCAGGCTGCGTTTTGTGGGGTCGATGCCTCCCCGATCGAGGTCCATGCTTCAAG TGGCTGGTGGATAAAGCAACCTCGCGAGATCCCAGTCCATGGTGATGTTGGGGTCTCGCTTCATCTTCATCTTATGCACCACACAGCTGGCTCTTCGGTTATTATTGTTAGAGttatgtcgaatattattgtacaagttaggttacaattgtcgtgtccaagtaggacacttgtatcctag